GGTAAAAATATTCGAGATTTTCATATCTATTCCTCCTTTTTTGGGTTGGTGTTTTTATTAGAAATTATATTTTAGTCCTATTCTGAACAATCTAGGGGTATAATAATTACCCGGGCTATTGATGCGGACATTGTATAAGTCGATGAACGATTGTGACGAGTTGGCACGAGCTACAGCCTGGCTTCCAAGCTCTGAAGAAAGATAACCATCGTCGCTTGCTGAGCCTGTATAACGATAAACACGGGTAATGTTTTGTTTGTTGAATATATTATTTACCCATAAGTATATGTTAATAGCTTTAGGGGCTTTGGCTTTATTCTCGCCTTTACCTTTTATCAATATAGTTTTATCTATGGTTAAGTCCATTAAATATCTCCATGGATTGCGAGATCCGTTAACAGTACCTCTAATCTGTGAACGTTGCACTACACCGCTTTGTCCTTCGTTAATAGGTTGCGAGTTTGAAGTATAGGGCGTTCCGCTTTGTGCTTGAAAGGTTAGGTTTAAACCAGCATTAGCCAATGGGTATACATAGTTTGTATTTCCATTACTGCTTTTACCTTTATATCTTGGGCCATCCTTATCACTGTAATGAAAATCAAAAATACCTTTTATATTATGTCTGGTATCATAATCCAATGGGAACAAGGTACGAAGATTGGGTTGGCCTGCATTAAGCAATGCTTGGCTTGAACCTGCATTTGAACCTGTACCATCAGCAAATTGCAACATATAATTGGCAGTAAGGTTTATATTTTTACTTGGACCCGCATCTCTAATTTCATATTCTACTCTGAAACTTTTTACAGTTCCAAAGTCGAGATTTCCATAAGTGGTATAACTAATTGGGTAAGCTTGGTTATATTTAAAAAGCTGCACCAAGTCACGCATTTCACTATATGATGCCGTTAAACTCAATGCTGAATTTCTTGATATCTGTTGTTTGAATCCCAATTCATAATCTGTTTTACGAATAGGTTTCAAAGCAGGGTTATTGATTACCTCAGTAGAACGTTGTCTTAAGAAATAATAGTCATCAACCGTAGCCACAACACCTTCGGGAGGTCTTTGGGTCAATACATCATAGTTTACAAAAAACTGCGATTCATCGTTAATTGGGAACTTAAACCATATACGGGGCATAAAATACAATTTTGGCCTATATGCTTGGAAAGAATTAGCGGTTAGTTTTTGATTGGGATTATTGTCTACCAAATAAGGAGCAATACGGCCCGATGAATTTCTACGATCAGTAGCCAATACGGTGGGGTCATTTACTTGTATACCATTCTCATCATACCATTTGGTTTGGTTATTATCCTGATTGGTGGAACGATAACCTAAAACAGTGGTAGGGTTTTCAATATCATTAACATATACCGAGGCATCATCACTCATTTGAGAATTCAATTGGCTTGATAGTTTACTTCCTTCGGCTCTAACCTCTCTCACAGTTTTGGTCGGGTACAATGAATATGGGTCTTTTAGTACGCTTTGGTTGGCATCATAGCGATCAATACGAAGCCCCACACGGAAAATCAATTCTTTAAATGCAAATTTGTCTTGTATAAAAGCCGATTGGTATATAGGTTGGAAAGCTCCAATAGTGCGGTTTGTTGAATCATTAAAGAAATCGGCAAAACTTGGCTTGTTGCCTTTGAGTTTGTTGCCCAAATAATCGTACCCGAAATAATTAACATACGCAGTACCATTGTTAAGCAATTCATCGGGACTGAAATAACTTAACTTGTAATGTTCAGGACCATACATGTCAACATCCAAATAAGAGTTTGGCCCAATAGGGTTGCCATTATAATCTTTGGCACCAATATCCATTAAGTGCTTGCGTAGGTTCCCCGTAAATACACCCTCGCGACCACTACCTACTACAGAATTATAATACACAGTATCTTGGAATACGCCATTTGCATCAAATGCTAATTGGGGGTTTGTACGGTCTAATACTGGTGCCGATTGCACCGTTAATTGCCTCATCAAAGACCAAAGTGGTGTAGTGGCTATACTCCAACCACGAGAAAACCGTTGCTCGTATATAATACCAAATTGTATATCGTGTTTCTTATTGGGGTCACGTTTGCCTTGCAAGGTAATTTCGCTCATGGCAAACAAAGTATATTTCTCACTTTGGTTTTTGCCATAACCTGAACCGGGGGTTCCCACATTGTTCCACATAGAGTAAACACTAGTTGGGTTATCGCCATTAAGCAATGCAAGGTTAGATCTAATCTGGTCTAAGTTGAATACCTTACGACCAAGTTCATCTTGATAAGCATAAAAATTCTTGGTATAATTTGCCCTAATCGCATTGCGGTTTTGAGCATCGGGAACAAAATTTACCGCCGTATCATAATAACCTGCTTGCTGATAGTAGGTAGTTAAATACACCGTATCAGGTTGACCGTTTTTTGTAGTGATAAATTGATGCTTGGGTGCGTTTACATTACCACCTATTAACTCGTAGTACGGAGCACGTTTGGTGGTAAAGGAACCTATATATCCATAATCGAAAACTTTATCTTTATGGGTGGCATCTAAGGTAAGTGAATTATTCTGGGTATAATCCAACCTAATTTGATAATAAGCATTGCTCACAATAGATTTGCTTTCTCCCTCATCTCCTTTTTTCTTTTCGGCACTTTTTAGGATATGGGTAAACTTTACATATCCCGTAAAGGCATTACTTGTAGAATGATTATTCTGTGAATTATTAAATAACGTATTGCCAAAATTATAATTGATGGCGTCGCCATAAGAGTAAAAACCGCCTAAATCAATTCTTACCTTTTTGGTAGGTTGAAATTTTAAAGCCCCGTTTATGTTATAACTAAAACGTGGTGTATTGCGGCGAGCTTTATCGTTTACCAAATCGTCTTTGGTTACAAACTCCGCAGCATTCATATAGCCTGTATTTTGTGGTGAAGGTAGCAAAGGGGTTTGTTCTATCCTTTTCAAAACATCGTCTTTCACATACCAGTTTCCTATTGCACTGGGACTGGGGTCTTTCACATAAGTATAATTACCGCCCAATGAATAGCCTAAAATCACTTGTTCGGTTTTTTTCCTTTTGTTTTTAATCCAAAGAGGTCCTTGTAAATATCCTTCAACTAAGTTATAATTATAAGGATCGGTAAGTGCCGAACTTAATACTTCTATTCCGCCATGCGTAACACGCGATGGCCCTTTGGTGGTAATATTGACTACGCCACCGGTAAAGTCGCCGTACATAGCAGGAACTCCACCTACCAATACTTGCAACTGATCTATACTTCCCCTTGCAATTGAGTTAGAGGTAAGAATACCATCAACTAAAACTATAGTACCTGAGCCACGGGCACCTCCAACATTTCCCAAACCTCCGCCAAAACCAGTGCCCTTTACAGCAAATGTTGTGGCATCGCGTTGGCCTCCAAGGCGGGCCATTGCTGCTGCATCGATGGTAGTACCACTGGTGCCGTCCCTAGATATTATGGTAGTTTTGGTTTTGGTTTTATCAGCGGTCCTAGTAAATCCAGGAAGATACACTTTTGTCTTTTCCTCAGTTGGTAAGTTCATTGCATTATCACCAAAAGCAATTACACCGCTGTTCACTACTATTTTAAAGGTATCCGTTATATACCCTTTTAAAGCATATATAATAATATAATCCCCCGTTGAAAGCGGTTTAAATCCGAAACCTCCAACCACATCGCTATAGGTAGCACCGGCATCTGTACCCTCTTTAAGTAAAGTAATCTGCACTCCTCCCAATGGTGCTTTGGTTTTGGCATCAGTAATGATGCCTCGTATTTCACCATCAGAACTTTGGGCTTTGATGCCTAAATACAAAATGCAGGCTAGTGCTAGAATGAAAATCTTTTTCATGGTCTTTGTTTTTTCTTTGTTTATGCCTAATAATGTGTCAACTTGTTCAGTATCAAAATTTATTGCCCTGCGACACAGTTTTTGGGGCAACAAATAAAAAGAATTTTTTAACAGGTTGTAACTTCTTAATGAAATTTCCCGTTTCTGTCCTCTTTTTAAATGCTTTAACGCTGTGCTAAAAATTATGGTTGCACAAGGTGAACTAAACTTTGGTCACTAAACATTTTATCAACTTTAAAATTCAATTAATCAGTAACTTAAAATTATATTTTCTTGACAATTTACTGGCATTTGCTACTTGTATATGGTGCTGTTTCCACAGATTTTTATGCGATTATTTAAATTAAGTTGTGGAAAAATGGTTTGCTTCAACCTTGGGCAAGCATCTTTTCAAAATCATCTTCGCTAATTATTGGAATATTGAGATCGGTGGCTTTCTTTAATTTTTCGGGTCCCATTTTGTCGCCCGCCAATAAATAGTTCAAACTTTTGGAAATACTAGCCAGGTTTCGCCCTCCGTTATTTTCTATCAAGGTTTTTAATTCCTCTCTGCTATGGTTTGCAAATACGCCGCTTATTACAAAACTTTTTCCTTCAAATATATTTGACTTTGGCAACCGATTTTCATCTTCCTTAATGGCTAATTGTACACCTGCCTTGCTTAATTTTTCTATAATAGTTTTGGCTTTGGGGTCTCTAAAATAATTATATACACTCTCGGCTATCTTGTCCCCTATTTCATCAACCACAATCATCTCCTCCGCAGCGGCTTCCGATAATTTATATATATCACCAAATGCCTTGGCAAGTTTTTTTGCCACCGTTTCGCCCACCATTCTAATTCCCAACCCAAACAACAAACGCTCAAAAGGCATCTCCTTCGATTTCTCAATTCCTGCCAAAATATTTTGCACAGACTTTTCTTGAAGTGAACGTGTTTTATTTTTCCCATCATCAGTTTCGCTATTCAGTTCAAACTCTTGCCCGATAAGCTTTTCATAAGTGAGACTGTATAAATCTGCTGCACTTTCTATCAGCCTTTTCTTATATAAACCTTCTACCGTTTCCCCACCTAAGCTATCAATATCCATAGCTTTACGACCAATAAAGTGTTCTATCTTGCCTACTATCTGAGGTGGACAGCCCGTTTCATTGGGACAGTAGTGGTTGGCTTCTCCATCTTTTCTTATCAGTTCTGTCGCACACTCAGGGCAATGCGTGATATATTTATGTGACTCTTCGTTGGTTCGTTTGGATATATCAACTCCTGTAATTTTCGGAATAATTTCACCTCCTTTTTCTACATATACAGTATCACCTTCACGCAAATCAAGTCGTTCAATTTCATTGGCGTTGTGCAGTGAGGCTCTTTTCACTGTAGTTCCTGCTAGTTGCACAGGTTTCAAATTTGCCACCGGCGTTATAGCCCCAGTTCTTCCTACTTGGTATGTTATTTCATTAAGAATGGTTGATGCACTTTCTGCTTTATATTTATACGAGATAGCCCAACGGGGAATCTTAGCCGTAAAGCCCAGTTCTTCTTGCTGGTGGTAGTCGTTTACTTTTATTACTACGCCATCAATTTCGTAACTTAGGTTATGGCGTTCCATATCCCAATAATCGATGAACTTATATACTTCATCGAGATTTTTACAAACCTTGGCGTGGTCCGATACTTTGAAACCCCATGTTTCTGCAGCTTTCAAACTTTCTTCATGGGTGTCAAAAGGATTATCATCTATATATAAAAAGTAGAGGAATGCATCTAGTGGCCGTTTGGCTACCTCGGCACTGTCCTGCATTTTGAGGGTACCACTGGCAAAGTTTCGGGGGTTTTTATATAGTTTTTCTTTAATCTCGTCTTCGTCCAAACCTTTCTCTCGCAACTCGGCAGCGTATTCATCATTAAGTTTATCAAAAGTTTTGCGGTGCATCAGCACTTCGCCGCGTATTTCAAATGTTTGTGGCCAATTACCTTTTTGCAAATGAAGGGGAATGCTGCGAATGGTTTTTACATTGGCGGTCACATCATCGCCCTGTGTGCCATCGCCACGGGTTACGGCTCTTTGTAATTGCCCGTTTTCGTATGTAAGGCTAATGCTGAGGCCATCAAATTTGAGTTCGCATACATATTCAACACCTTCGCTTTCAATATTAGTTTGCGGTACACCAAAACTTAATTGTGCCTGACCTGCTGTCTCGTAAATAGTAGGTGCTATGCCCAATCCTTTTCGCACCCTTGCATCAAATTCTGCTAGTTCTTCACGACTATAGGTATTGCCCAATGAGAGCATGGGGTAACGGTGCGGAACAGTAATAAACTTTTGGTTTCGCCGCGGCGAACCTCCTCCCACCCTTTGTGTGGGGCTATTTGCATCCACCAACTCGGGGTATTCTTTCTCCAAAGATTCAAGCTCTTTTAATAAAATATCAAATTCGTAATCGCTAATGCTGGGGCGACTTAATATATAATACTTATAGTTGTGCTCATTAAGCTCGGCTGTTAATTGCTTTATCTTTTCTTGGGCTGCAATGGGTATCATGGGGCAAAAGTAATTACGAATTACGTCCCGATAATTATCGGGAGATGAATTAGGTTGTTGTAGAATCGTCATGCCGAATTTATTTCGGCATCTCATCGCTGAATAGTGTCATTGCCTGACGGGATATGAGACCCTGAAACAAGTTCAGGATGACGCTGACGTCTGATTAAGCTATCGAAACTAATTCTCTACCGAAGATAATTAACAATCTAGTGAGTGAATTCATTTTCAGTTTCTTTTAAACTTATTTAATAAATCTTTAAACTCATTTCCATTAAGTGTGAAATCGCTTCTACAAACCGATCACTCGTTTCCAAAAAGCAGCCCACCCAACTCCCTTCAGAATACAAATAATACCGACACTCAATATATAATAGTCCAAAAGAAAGGGACTAAATGTATTGTAGTTCGGCATTACCATTCTACAAACCAAATCCGCCACAGGCTGAGAACTATTTTAGGTTAAGAATTGGTATTAGATACAATAATAAATTATAGAGATAGCAAAAACTATGTTACACAATATGTTGAGGAGGGGAAAAACCTTAAAGACTCTTCTTATTCTTAGAAAAGAAGATTGTTATCAATTTTGTAAAGGATGTGATAAAAGTGATATTACAGCAGTGCCAAATTTCTTGAAACAACCCCTAAGTAACCTATACAATTCAATCGCGGATATCAATATTTCTCAATTTGAAATTTGCACAAATAAATGCATAACAATTACCATTATACATACTTGTAATAAAGAACAACTTGAAATAAATCATGATTTGATATGGAATAAGAAATTTGATGTTTATGAGAAAAACAAAGATTCTGTGCTAGGAAACAATTGTATTTATCGAATTGGGATTAACACACATCAAGAGTTTTGGTAATCTTTATTTATAGCAACCAATTTCCCTTTACTTTGCATATTATATGCACCTCAAGCACCTCACCCTTCGTAATTTTAAAAACCATGCAGAACTTGTATTGGATTTTGTAAAAGGGGTGAACTGTATTACAGGTGCCAATGGCTCGGGCAAAACAAATATATTGGACGCTTTGCATTTTCTCAGTTTTACCAAAAGCTTTTTGATACACCAAGACCAACAACTGGTGCGGCAAGGCACGGATGCCATGCTGATGGATGGGGTATATGATCATAATGGTTTTGAGCAAACAGTACAAGTAATTTTAAAACACCCAGGCCGCAAAACATTTAAAGTTAATAATAATGCCGTCGGCAGGCTAGGTAGTCATATAGGAATGTTGCCTTTGGTATTGATTGCTCCGCAAGATATTTGGTTGCTGCAAGAAGGTAGCAGCGAACGCCGCAGGTTTATGGATATGGCCCTGTGCCAACTAGACAAGCAATATTTAAGCAACTTAAATCTATATAATAAAGCCTTGGAGCAACGCAACCGACTGCTCAAGCAAATGGCCGAAGCGAATAACCACGATGCGGAACAACTAGAAAGTTTGGATAAAGTACTAATACCTGCTGGAGAATTTATCTATGAAAAACGAGCTGCATTTATTAAAGAATTTGTGCCGTTTGTAATAGAAAGTTATAAAACTATAAGCAGGGGAACTGAAGATGCGGGTATTATATATAGTAGTGGATTGCAGCAAAATAAATTTGCAACTTTGCTCAACAAATCATTACCAAAAGACCTCATTCTACAGCGTACTTCGGCGGGTATACATAAAGATGATTTGGAATTTTCCTTACACAATTTTCCTGTAAAAACACATGCATCGCAGGGGCAGCAAAAAACATTTATTTTAGCATTGAAGATGGCGGTATGTTATTATATATATTCGCATACCAATATTTACCCCATACTTTTGCTCGATGATATTTTTGAAAAATTAGATAACAATCGTAGTATGGCTTTTTTGCAAATGGCAGCTAATAATTATCCAGGGCAAGTTATTATAACCGATACGCATGTAGAACGCTGCAAAACTGCATTGAAACAGTGCAAAAAAGAAGTTCAATATATTAATTTGAATACAAATGCTTAAGTACTTACACAATAAACCTGAAATTTATACGTTAAGTAAAGTAATGCGATTATTGTACTTTTCTGTTGCTTTGACTTTCTGTTTGTATGCCCACGCAAGCTATGCACAGGTAGTAAGTTTCAAATATTTGATAGAGCAAACCCCAGTGGTAAAAATGCCAGTATATAGGTATAGCCCTGGAGAGATTGTGAAAATACACATGTCGTTTGCCAAAGCCGAAACGGATAGTAACCTCCGAAAAAATATATCTTCAATTCGCAATAGTATTATAGACCGTATCGATTTGGTTTATACTAAATATAAGCTCAATGATAGCTTTGACCAGAAAAAACTGAACACGCAGCGATTGAAAAAACTATATAGTATTATGCCCGAAATATTTGATAACAGTACGGTGGAGTGGAATATTATAGAACAAACAGATTGCCCCGATGAAGGCACCAGCAAATTATTATATCATGGTTTTATTTTTTATATAACTGCTCCCTCAGCAATCGTTTCCAAGTATTATATTACTGATAGTATAAAAAGCATTTTGGGTGCAACAAGTGAGATGGATTTTATTGAGAAATCTATTAGCCGAGGCACCGAAAAAGTGGATGCGAAATATATTCCTTTTCACAAAAAAGTAGTGAAACGAAAAATAAATGACACCACCTATTCTGGGAAATTTTACCCCAATTCGCATATATTATATAAGGCTGGTGTAATGTTTAAAAAAACCGGCAACACAGAAAGAGAAGCAGAGTATGATATTAAAACTAGATATGTTAAAGACACTATTATAGAGCGAAACAGTTATCATATTGGCAAATTTAATTATGCTCTAGCGGGCTTACGCGATAGTTCTCTGGCTTTAATATTAGACCGAAATAAAAATTGGAGCAATGCAGTAGTGGTGGAAGATGTAACGGGAAGCATGTATACTTTCACCACGCAAATGTTCGTATGGCGACGCATGCAAGTGGACCGCGGAAAAATAAATAAATTTGTATTTTTTAATGATGGCGACGACCATCCTGATGGCCCTGCTGGCAAGACGGGTGGCATATATTGGATTGAAAGTGATTCGATAAGTAAAGTAGAAAAAATGGCATTCTTGGCCATGCAAAAAGGTAGCGGAGGGCAAGTTCCCGAAGGCGATATAGAGGCCATATTAAAAGCACAGGAATTATATAAAACTGTAACTGATATTATATTAATTGCGGATAACTTTGCAAGGGTAAGAGACCTGCAACTACTTCCTCTCGTAAAAAAACCTGTCCATGTTATAGTATGTGGTGTAATAAACCGCAAAGTATTGTTCGATTATATAGTGATTGCTCATGCTACCAACGGCTCCATACATACCGCAGAAAACGATTATAACAAACTGGGAGATGCCCTTAGTAAGGGAGTGGTAGAGATAGGAAAACTGAACTATATGACAGTAAAAGGCAAGATTATTCTAGTTAGAAAATAGTATATATATCTAGTCAGAACATAATGTTTCCAAGATGTTTTCGGCTAGGCGTTGTATTATGTATTGACTACATGTGTGCCATAAATAATATATATACTAGCACAATTCATAATACTTGCCCGGCATGGCACGTACCAATGATTTCATTTCCAAATCGAGCAAGGTAAATGTGAAACTGTGCGATTGCATGTCGAGCAACGAAGCTAATTGGTCTATATGAAGTTTTTTGTGTGCATCCAATAGTTGAACAATGCTGAGCTCATGTGGCAATAGGTCTTCAAATAGTTTTGCTTGCTGTTTTACGTTTCCACCCTCCAAGCCCCATTTTAAATAATTTGCGATATCGGCAGCAGTTTCAATAAGCATGGCATGCCCATTTTTTATTAACGAATGACATCCCAATGAATATTTAGCATCAAACAAACCAGGCAAAGCAAATACAGGCTTTTTATATTCATTAGCATATTCTACGGTTATCATACTTCCACCTTCTTCGCCACTTTCAACTACCACTAGTGCGTCGCTCAAAGCAGCAACGATGCGGTTACGCTCAGGAAAATGATTCCTATCGGGTGTTTCATCCTTAGGATACTCAGTTAGTATACCTCCATGCTCAATCATTTTTGCGGCAATAGATTTATGTGCAGCAGGATATATATTCCTTAACCCATTGCCCAATACCCCAATGGTAGCCATCCCTTGTTTAACTGCTGCTTTATGTGCTGCTATATCTATTCCATAAGCAAGGCCACTTATGATAATGCATCCGAAGGGTTGTAATTCTCTCACCAATTTCTCAGTAAAACGTATACCATAATCTGTTGCATCACGAGTACCAACAATGCCTACCGTAAAAGAACAATTCAGGCAATCCGCTCCTCTATAATATAATAACAATGGGGCTTGATCATACTTTTTCAAGCGTGATGGATAAGCATCATCGGTATAAAACAATAATTGTATATTGTGCTTTTCTGCAAATGCGAGTTCTTCTTTTACCCAATCATAATTGTCAAAATCTACAATAGCGGAAGCTGTAATTGCACCCACATTTGGCACCCGCTCCAATTGCTTTTTTGTAGCTTTAAAAATAGCTTCGGCTGAACCAAAATAACTATATAAGGTTTTACCAAGGATAGCCCCCACATTGGGAACTGAAGTAAGTGCAAGTCTATAATATAATTCTTCGTCGGCCATATATTAATATATAATACCCGCAAAAATAAACTACCCAAACACAGACCGCCGATTCTTTTTAAACACAAAAAATATACACATTATTAACTTTTCGACTAAGTACTATGCTTCTACGCCTTCATAATGGCCACTTACTTCGTTTAATATATATAATACTGAATCGCTGTCGCGGGCTTCTACCAATCTATTTCGAAATGGTTTGAAATTTTCTAAGCCTTTAAAGTAAGGACCATAGTGTCGTCTCATTTCTACAATTCCTTCCCAAGGGCCTTTCCATTTTATAGAAAACTCAAGATGGGTTCGGCAGGTTTCAACACGTTCGGCAACACTTGGTGGCTCAATAATAATCCCAGTTTTTATATATGTTTTTATTTGATTAAATATCCAAGGGTTACCTATACTAGCTCTGCCAATCATGATACCATCAACGCCATAAGTGTTTTTATATTCCAGAGCTTTTTGGGGTGTGTCTATATCTCCGTTGCCAAAAATAGGAATGCGAATTCTCGGATTGTTTTTGATTCGAGCTATCAGTTCCCAATTTGCATTGCCTTTATACATCTGCACACGTGTGCGGCCATGAATGGTTAGTGCCTGTATTCCAATATCCTGCAAACGTTCGGCTACTTCTTCTACATTTTTGGTACTATCGTCCCAGCCCAATCTTGTTTTTACAGTAACGGGTAAATGCGTAGCTTTCACCATTGCAGAAGTCATGGCTACCATTTTGGGAATATCACGAAGCAATGCGGCACCTGCTCCCTTGCATGCAACATTTTTTACAGGGCATCCATAATTTATGTCCACCAAATCGGGGTTGGCCTGCGAAGCTATTATGGCACACTCTCGCATGGTGTCTACATCGGACCCGAACAATTGTATGCCAATAGGTCTCTCATATTCAAAAATATCTAACTTATGAGTACTCTTGGCTGCATTGCGTATCAAACCTTCACTACTAATAAATTCTGTATACATCAAATCGGCTCCGTGTTGTTTGCACACATAGCGGAATGGAGGATCGCTCACATCTTCCATAGGAGCCAACAATAAAGGGAATTCACCCAATTCGATATTTGCTATCTTTACCAAAATACTCCCACAAAAATAGGCTAATAAAGTATAGCGTAAAAGCTAATGGAAAAAGAACTTATATTTGTCCATTAAATCTATTATATATGAAATACATTTTTTGCCCTACTATTCTTGTATTGTTCATTTTCGTTTCGCAACCTTCAAAAGCTCAAACCAAATACAAATTTGACGCAAGTAAATTTACAGTGCTCGATACCTTTAGCGAAGGTCTGGCTTTTGCTGCTATTCTAGAACATTATTCCACCAAGGAAAATACTGATACTTTTTACAATACGGTGGGGTATATCGACACCGCTGGCAATTGGGCTCTCACACTTCCATTCAAGCTCACCAATTTATATATGGGCTGCTAT
The genomic region above belongs to Bacteroidota bacterium and contains:
- the ligA gene encoding NAD-dependent DNA ligase LigA, with protein sequence MIPIAAQEKIKQLTAELNEHNYKYYILSRPSISDYEFDILLKELESLEKEYPELVDANSPTQRVGGGSPRRNQKFITVPHRYPMLSLGNTYSREELAEFDARVRKGLGIAPTIYETAGQAQLSFGVPQTNIESEGVEYVCELKFDGLSISLTYENGQLQRAVTRGDGTQGDDVTANVKTIRSIPLHLQKGNWPQTFEIRGEVLMHRKTFDKLNDEYAAELREKGLDEDEIKEKLYKNPRNFASGTLKMQDSAEVAKRPLDAFLYFLYIDDNPFDTHEESLKAAETWGFKVSDHAKVCKNLDEVYKFIDYWDMERHNLSYEIDGVVIKVNDYHQQEELGFTAKIPRWAISYKYKAESASTILNEITYQVGRTGAITPVANLKPVQLAGTTVKRASLHNANEIERLDLREGDTVYVEKGGEIIPKITGVDISKRTNEESHKYITHCPECATELIRKDGEANHYCPNETGCPPQIVGKIEHFIGRKAMDIDSLGGETVEGLYKKRLIESAADLYSLTYEKLIGQEFELNSETDDGKNKTRSLQEKSVQNILAGIEKSKEMPFERLLFGLGIRMVGETVAKKLAKAFGDIYKLSEAAAEEMIVVDEIGDKIAESVYNYFRDPKAKTIIEKLSKAGVQLAIKEDENRLPKSNIFEGKSFVISGVFANHSREELKTLIENNGGRNLASISKSLNYLLAGDKMGPEKLKKATDLNIPIISEDDFEKMLAQG
- a CDS encoding DNA replication/repair protein RecF, with translation MHLKHLTLRNFKNHAELVLDFVKGVNCITGANGSGKTNILDALHFLSFTKSFLIHQDQQLVRQGTDAMLMDGVYDHNGFEQTVQVILKHPGRKTFKVNNNAVGRLGSHIGMLPLVLIAPQDIWLLQEGSSERRRFMDMALCQLDKQYLSNLNLYNKALEQRNRLLKQMAEANNHDAEQLESLDKVLIPAGEFIYEKRAAFIKEFVPFVIESYKTISRGTEDAGIIYSSGLQQNKFATLLNKSLPKDLILQRTSAGIHKDDLEFSLHNFPVKTHASQGQQKTFILALKMAVCYYIYSHTNIYPILLLDDIFEKLDNNRSMAFLQMAANNYPGQVIITDTHVERCKTALKQCKKEVQYINLNTNA
- the dprA gene encoding DNA-processing protein DprA, which gives rise to MADEELYYRLALTSVPNVGAILGKTLYSYFGSAEAIFKATKKQLERVPNVGAITASAIVDFDNYDWVKEELAFAEKHNIQLLFYTDDAYPSRLKKYDQAPLLLYYRGADCLNCSFTVGIVGTRDATDYGIRFTEKLVRELQPFGCIIISGLAYGIDIAAHKAAVKQGMATIGVLGNGLRNIYPAAHKSIAAKMIEHGGILTEYPKDETPDRNHFPERNRIVAALSDALVVVESGEEGGSMITVEYANEYKKPVFALPGLFDAKYSLGCHSLIKNGHAMLIETAADIANYLKWGLEGGNVKQQAKLFEDLLPHELSIVQLLDAHKKLHIDQLASLLDMQSHSFTFTLLDLEMKSLVRAMPGKYYELC
- the dusB gene encoding tRNA dihydrouridine synthase DusB yields the protein MVKIANIELGEFPLLLAPMEDVSDPPFRYVCKQHGADLMYTEFISSEGLIRNAAKSTHKLDIFEYERPIGIQLFGSDVDTMRECAIIASQANPDLVDINYGCPVKNVACKGAGAALLRDIPKMVAMTSAMVKATHLPVTVKTRLGWDDSTKNVEEVAERLQDIGIQALTIHGRTRVQMYKGNANWELIARIKNNPRIRIPIFGNGDIDTPQKALEYKNTYGVDGIMIGRASIGNPWIFNQIKTYIKTGIIIEPPSVAERVETCRTHLEFSIKWKGPWEGIVEMRRHYGPYFKGLENFKPFRNRLVEARDSDSVLYILNEVSGHYEGVEA